One Ricinus communis isolate WT05 ecotype wild-type chromosome 1, ASM1957865v1, whole genome shotgun sequence DNA window includes the following coding sequences:
- the LOC8258516 gene encoding plant UBX domain-containing protein 9 isoform X2, which translates to MARPTADSIDTFMRITGASESHAVRKLEEYGGNLDEAINAHFGEVERNLTNPLSTASPHNDFVNTRNQTQDGSRGILPLLSAARSFKPSLLLDPSYRRNLLNQIGSSVFTSREPLYTQTGRFNNGYQQPYHSGPMPALEHADGTSLSHDHQFHGNVSRVHETNLHGNDIEEQMIQFAIEASKQEELSGHQQRHSHLADDELYHAISLSLKTAKQEEAIRELTLEDQKQLVVRNSTGRAEKTNDSRWQPGSSSFQGGAEDFHEQSLWGGISSKELDEAILLEAAIFAETSEGTSYQRAPQPPTTPDKIKGPYPQKVHCRPSPSVVEQRLLWEQQDDEYLASLLADREKEMNALKERETSYVKEGESPNKMLDEKAVEYCISCC; encoded by the exons ATGGCGAGACCAACTGCAGACTCAATCGATACTTTCATGAGAATCACCGGCGCGTCCGAGTCACACGCTGTGCGAAAACTGGAG GAATATGGAGGCAATCTTGATGAGGCTATAAATGCACATTTTGGTGAAGTGGAAAGAAACCT CACGAATCCATTATCCACTGCTTCTCCTCATAATGACTTTGTGAATACAAGAAATCAAACTCAAGATGGTTCACGCGGAATCTTACCCCTTCTCTCTGCTGCTAGAAGCTTTAAGCCTTCATTGCTACTTGATCCCAGTTACAGGAGAAATCTCTTGAACCAAATTGGTTCTTCTGTTTTCACCAGTCGTGAGCCACTGTATACACAGACAGGAAGGTTCAATAATGGTTATCAGCAGCCGTATCATTCAGGACCAATGCCTGCCTTGGAGCATGCTGATGGAACTTCATTATCTCATGATCATCAATTTCATGGAAATGTCTCAAGAGTTCATGAAACAAATCTGCACGGTAATGATATAGAAGAACAAATGATTCAATTTGCCATTGAGGCTTCAAAGCAGGAG GAATTATCTGGTCATCAGCAAAGGCATTCCCATCTGGCAGATGATGAGCTGTATCATGCAATATCATTATCCCTGAAG ACAGCCAAGCAAGAAGAAGCAATACGTGAGCTAACATTAGAGGACCAAAAACAATTGGTAGTTCGCAATTCAACTGGAAGAGCTGAGAAAACTAATGATAGCAGATGGCAG CCAGGAAGCTCATCATTTCAAGGGGGAGCAGAGGATTTCCACGAACAGTCATTG TGGGGTGGCATTTCTTCCAAAGAGCTTGACGAAGCAATTCTTCTTGAGGCAGCCATTTTTGCTGAAACTTCTGAAGGGACTTCATACCAACGTGCCCCTCAACCACCAACTACTCCAGACAAAATTAAAGGTCCCTACCCACAGAAAGTACACTGTCGCCCATCTCCCTCCGTTGTGGAACAGCGGTTACTATGGGAACAGCAG GATGATGAATATCTTGCATCTCTTTTGGCTGatagagaaaaggaaatgaatGCCTTAAAGGAACGTGAAACTTCTTATGTCAAGGAAGGAGAATCTCCAAACAAGATGCTTGACGAAA